Proteins co-encoded in one Oscillospiraceae bacterium genomic window:
- a CDS encoding ABC-2 family transporter protein — protein MKLYFKYIAMLLKCQIQYRSSFIMMTIGQFLVSFTAFLGVSFMFSRFNSVDGFSYSEVLLCFSIVLMSFSITECFVRGFDVFPRLIKSGGLDRILVRPQNEIFQVLTSNIDFTRIGRLLQAIIMICYAIPASKIVWSADKILTLIIMISGGIVIFSALFVLYAGLSFFTIEGLEFMNIFTDGGREFGKYPFSIYGEGVLKFFTYIIPLALFQYYPFLYLIGKSDKIVYMFLPILGFVFMVPCYAFFKFGIKKYKSTGS, from the coding sequence ATGAAGCTTTATTTTAAATATATCGCTATGTTATTAAAATGCCAAATACAATATAGATCCTCCTTTATCATGATGACAATAGGGCAATTTTTGGTGTCATTCACAGCATTTTTAGGTGTTTCATTTATGTTTTCGCGATTTAACAGCGTTGACGGATTTAGTTATTCAGAAGTATTGCTCTGCTTTTCAATTGTGTTGATGTCATTTTCTATAACCGAATGCTTTGTGCGAGGATTTGATGTATTTCCAAGACTCATTAAAAGCGGAGGGCTTGATCGAATTTTGGTTCGTCCTCAAAATGAGATTTTTCAAGTTTTAACATCAAATATTGACTTTACACGGATTGGCAGATTATTACAGGCGATTATTATGATTTGCTATGCCATACCGGCAAGCAAAATTGTTTGGTCTGCGGATAAAATATTGACACTTATTATTATGATATCAGGCGGTATTGTGATCTTTTCTGCGCTTTTTGTTCTATATGCAGGATTAAGCTTTTTTACTATTGAGGGTCTTGAATTTATGAATATATTTACCGATGGCGGCAGAGAATTTGGCAAATATCCGTTTTCGATTTACGGAGAAGGTGTGCTGAAGTTTTTTACATACATTATTCCGCTTGCGTTGTTTCAGTATTATCCTTTTCTGTATCTCATTGGCAAATCCGATAAGATTGTATATATGTTTTTGCCGATATTAGGTTTCGTGTTTATGGTACCTTGTTATGCATTTTTCAAATTTGGTATCAAAAAATATAAATCCACTGGGTCATAA
- a CDS encoding pyrroline-5-carboxylate reductase dimerization domain-containing protein, translating to MSKKFGIIGFGHLGKAFAEALINLDISKKDIVICARSVQTLSLAEKEFGFTTTDKIQNAFDLCDNLIIALKRDTFIELPPTKVEGKNVISLMAGVRISELIEKLYGADEIIRAMPTLSISHRDGIIGYTHTKNAEWINLFSGMGFAFEVAEFEIEKITAYSACGLGFSAYLIQSMISAGIELGFDEETSKKIAESNFRTAMSYSDYNKTISEVATKGGATEAGIQCMNVNHVNEHILHSVKQAYQKAKGDKGRDEK from the coding sequence ATGAGTAAAAAGTTTGGAATAATCGGTTTTGGGCATCTCGGTAAGGCTTTTGCCGAAGCGCTTATTAATCTAGATATAAGTAAAAAAGATATTGTAATTTGTGCCAGATCTGTCCAAACCCTTTCTCTAGCGGAAAAAGAATTCGGGTTCACAACGACAGATAAAATTCAAAATGCGTTTGATCTCTGCGATAATCTTATAATAGCTCTTAAAAGGGATACTTTTATAGAGCTGCCGCCTACCAAAGTTGAAGGAAAGAATGTAATAAGTCTTATGGCAGGAGTTCGTATATCTGAATTGATTGAAAAATTATACGGCGCAGATGAAATTATCCGCGCGATGCCGACATTGTCCATAAGTCATAGAGACGGAATCATTGGATACACACATACAAAGAACGCAGAATGGATAAATCTATTTTCAGGTATGGGATTTGCCTTTGAAGTTGCGGAATTCGAAATCGAAAAAATAACAGCCTATTCCGCCTGTGGTCTTGGATTTTCGGCTTATCTTATTCAATCCATGATATCAGCAGGTATTGAATTGGGGTTTGATGAAGAAACAAGCAAAAAAATAGCGGAGTCCAACTTCAGGACGGCTATGTCTTATTCTGATTACAATAAAACAATATCTGAAGTGGCGACCAAAGGCGGAGCCACTGAAGCAGGTATACAGTGCATGAACGTAAATCACGTAAATGAGCATATTCTTCATTCGGTGAAGCAAGCATATCAAAAAGCGAAAGGTGACAAAGGGAGAGATGAGAAATGA
- a CDS encoding class I SAM-dependent methyltransferase has product MSSNQDKIFARYSRHSEDGRETISRTNSLEYYYTKKHLEGFITKESKVLEVGCATGYYGMHYADKCGEYVGIDIYPPHIKIFK; this is encoded by the coding sequence ATGTCAAGTAATCAAGATAAAATATTTGCCAGATATTCAAGACATTCAGAGGACGGTCGTGAGACTATTTCACGAACTAATTCGCTTGAATACTACTACACTAAAAAGCACCTGGAAGGATTCATCACAAAAGAAAGCAAAGTGCTTGAGGTTGGTTGTGCTACTGGGTATTATGGAATGCATTATGCTGACAAATGCGGTGAATATGTAGGTATTGACATTTATCCACCACACATTAAAATTTTTAAATAA
- a CDS encoding GNAT family N-acetyltransferase: MAEHSKLLIEALGQYGLANADTELIRHNENMTFQVDGKYLLRIHKHKDGFTTDPIYEGFDRIQLYQSELSLISHLKLFKMNVQTPVQNLNGELVTKLSDGITATMLTWIEGHTIDKSELFPPLCRKIGEMTAKLHQAARSFQKIPALRYDGALCGRLKRKLNELAAVGAVDRNSCEIMAAALDKITELLQQSEDDFIPVHSDLSLSNMLLTEAGVATIDFSLFGYCHPMMDISALFCCIGGIINRRAITEGYITAGETIDSMALGYTFALNVLLGIILHCESWTEEDWFAGKLSGWCKDIFIPLTQDKAIISMDFHVVCAEEKDIPAWLALVNTVAEDFPGLDIDNYTETLKKNIVRKTALCIREDGKLSGILLFSPHHHCLSCMAVHPEYRCRGVASALIREMLNLMPECDINVTTFRENDAKGIVPRALYRKFGFEPDELLTEFDYPVQKFVLHRK; this comes from the coding sequence ATGGCAGAACATAGCAAACTGCTTATTGAAGCGCTCGGGCAATACGGACTTGCCAACGCAGATACTGAGCTTATTCGTCACAATGAAAACATGACTTTTCAGGTGGATGGTAAATACCTGCTGAGAATACACAAACATAAGGATGGCTTTACAACCGATCCGATATATGAAGGCTTTGACCGTATACAGCTTTATCAAAGCGAGCTTTCATTGATTTCTCATCTGAAATTGTTCAAAATGAATGTACAGACACCGGTTCAAAATTTGAATGGTGAACTTGTTACAAAGCTGTCCGACGGTATTACTGCAACTATGCTGACTTGGATTGAAGGACATACAATTGATAAAAGCGAGCTTTTTCCTCCTCTTTGCCGCAAGATCGGCGAAATGACCGCGAAACTGCATCAAGCTGCACGCAGCTTTCAGAAAATCCCCGCGCTTAGATATGACGGAGCGTTGTGCGGACGTTTGAAAAGAAAGCTTAATGAACTGGCCGCTGTCGGTGCAGTTGACCGTAACAGCTGCGAAATAATGGCGGCAGCTCTCGATAAAATTACTGAACTGTTACAGCAGTCAGAAGATGATTTCATTCCCGTTCATTCCGACCTTTCGCTTTCAAATATGCTGTTAACAGAGGCGGGTGTCGCAACGATTGATTTTTCTCTTTTCGGTTACTGTCACCCGATGATGGATATCAGCGCGCTTTTTTGCTGTATAGGCGGGATCATAAACAGGCGTGCGATAACAGAGGGTTATATAACGGCGGGAGAGACAATTGATTCTATGGCTCTCGGCTATACTTTCGCGTTGAATGTTTTACTAGGTATAATTCTGCATTGTGAAAGCTGGACGGAGGAGGATTGGTTTGCCGGTAAGCTTTCAGGATGGTGTAAGGATATATTTATACCTCTGACACAGGATAAAGCTATCATCTCTATGGATTTTCATGTTGTATGTGCGGAGGAAAAGGACATTCCGGCGTGGCTTGCGCTTGTGAATACCGTCGCTGAAGATTTTCCGGGGCTTGATATTGATAATTATACAGAAACGCTGAAAAAAAATATTGTTCGAAAAACGGCGCTGTGTATAAGAGAAGACGGCAAGCTTTCAGGTATTTTATTATTCTCTCCGCACCATCACTGCCTTTCCTGCATGGCGGTACATCCCGAATACCGATGCCGCGGCGTCGCATCCGCGCTTATTCGCGAAATGCTTAATCTGATGCCGGAGTGCGACATAAATGTGACGACATTCCGCGAGAACGATGCCAAAGGCATTGTTCCGAGAGCTTTATATCGGAAGTTTGGGTTTGAGCCTGACGAGCTTCTGACCGAATTTGATTATCCGGTGCAAAAATTTGTATTACATAGAAAGTAA
- a CDS encoding GNAT family N-acetyltransferase produces the protein MEIAYDTEINDTFYELYSIYLHPNYFRQGIGMQAMNFAFDKAVSNGKSNMILWAFAKNTDAIKFYDKCGYVADGATKIYNWDINEMYQNEEENIMPNLVIILGPHAVGKMTVGQELEKITGYKLFHNHMTIELIRKFFSVHRSEEGRHLSEVFRREIFETVAKSDLSGLIFTYMFAFDMQSEYDYIQKLIDLYKSYGAKTCVVELCADFDVRIERNKTENRLANKESKRDIEHSEAEMRSTSAKYRLNSYDGENLPFENYMKIDNTELSPEIVAQIICDKFNLKE, from the coding sequence ATCGAAATTGCATACGACACAGAAATAAACGACACTTTTTATGAACTGTATAGTATTTATCTGCACCCAAATTATTTTCGACAAGGCATTGGAATGCAAGCAATGAACTTTGCTTTTGATAAAGCTGTGAGCAATGGAAAGAGCAACATGATTTTATGGGCCTTTGCAAAAAATACAGATGCAATTAAATTTTATGATAAATGCGGTTATGTTGCTGACGGAGCAACAAAAATTTATAATTGGGATATTAATGAAATGTATCAGAATGAGGAGGAAAATATAATGCCGAATCTTGTAATAATATTAGGACCTCATGCCGTGGGAAAAATGACGGTCGGACAGGAGCTTGAAAAAATCACCGGCTATAAGCTGTTTCATAATCATATGACAATTGAGCTTATCAGAAAATTCTTCAGTGTTCACAGAAGCGAAGAGGGAAGACATTTATCGGAGGTGTTTCGTCGTGAAATATTTGAAACGGTTGCAAAAAGTGACTTATCGGGACTGATATTTACATATATGTTTGCTTTCGACATGCAGAGCGAATATGACTATATACAAAAGCTCATTGATTTGTATAAAAGTTACGGAGCAAAAACCTGTGTGGTTGAATTGTGTGCAGACTTTGATGTACGTATTGAACGCAACAAAACCGAAAATCGACTGGCAAACAAGGAATCCAAACGAGACATTGAACATAGTGAAGCTGAAATGCGATCTACCTCGGCGAAATATCGCCTTAATTCATATGATGGTGAAAATTTACCGTTTGAGAATTACATGAAAATTGATAATACCGAATTATCGCCCGAAATAGTTGCGCAGATCATATGTGATAAATTCAATCTGAAGGAGTGA
- a CDS encoding HD domain-containing protein, whose product MNLDKIKSIATELMKDKRSHSWKERGNKYYHGERVAKLVVTLRGIILPNDQSHDEILTIAAWFHDIANGIEEHGTEGSAITREILSDHCTAAELDDICGIIAVHDDRSSNRRFFSDYIKLHQDADYLDHFGTYDIWMNFLYAVPHNETINDVSNYLLTERPA is encoded by the coding sequence ATGAACTTGGATAAAATCAAATCAATTGCCACCGAATTAATGAAAGATAAACGCAGCCATTCTTGGAAAGAACGCGGCAACAAATATTATCATGGCGAACGAGTGGCAAAATTAGTCGTCACACTGCGCGGAATCATTCTCCCGAATGATCAAAGCCACGATGAAATATTGACGATTGCCGCCTGGTTTCACGATATAGCAAACGGCATCGAGGAACATGGCACAGAAGGCTCTGCCATAACAAGAGAAATATTAAGCGATCATTGTACTGCTGCGGAGCTTGACGATATATGCGGAATAATCGCGGTTCATGATGACAGATCATCAAACCGCCGTTTTTTTTCCGATTACATAAAGCTTCATCAAGATGCCGATTACCTTGATCACTTCGGCACATATGACATATGGATGAATTTTCTTTATGCTGTACCTCATAACGAAACGATAAATGATGTGAGTAATTATCTTTTGACTGAGCGCCCAGCTTGA
- a CDS encoding GNAT family N-acetyltransferase has translation MNISYKIFTPECCNAVIDLQHNWVKENITFGVVCDNEDDILKHQNDYFILAFDFEKLVGYITADVITNSGERYINIFDYNSDYLCVNDLYIHPECRNRRIGENLLALVEKKAVSNNINNYFVSSATKDAGAVRNFYERNGYTIWTTLFYKKEDHKH, from the coding sequence ATGAACATAAGTTATAAAATATTTACACCCGAATGCTGTAATGCCGTTATTGACCTGCAACATAATTGGGTAAAAGAAAACATCACCTTCGGCGTTGTCTGCGATAATGAAGATGATATACTTAAGCATCAAAATGATTATTTTATTCTTGCATTTGACTTTGAAAAACTTGTGGGATATATTACTGCAGATGTAATAACCAACAGCGGAGAGCGTTATATTAATATTTTTGATTATAACTCCGATTATCTTTGCGTAAATGATTTATATATTCATCCTGAATGCAGGAACAGGAGAATCGGAGAAAACCTGCTTGCTCTCGTTGAAAAAAAAGCTGTATCAAATAATATTAATAATTATTTCGTTTCTTCAGCGACAAAGGATGCAGGAGCAGTAAGAAATTTCTACGAACGCAACGGTTATACAATCTGGACAACACTGTTTTATAAGAAGGAAGATCATAAACATTAA
- a CDS encoding AAA family ATPase, with protein MNPTQKQPLFIITGASCAGKSTTCEILFRDEKDYIVMESDLLWNNIYNTPEDDYREYRRLWMRVCANISQIGKPVVLCGCAVPDQFENAPERIMFSEIHYIAIVCGEDELKKRMQNGRGVTDENWIKNSVDFNKWLIENSKKTNPEIFLLDITILSPEEAASAMNRRIMSFL; from the coding sequence ATGAACCCAACACAAAAACAACCGTTATTTATAATAACTGGAGCTTCCTGCGCCGGCAAGTCAACAACTTGTGAAATTCTTTTCAGAGATGAAAAGGATTATATCGTTATGGAAAGCGATTTGCTATGGAATAATATCTATAACACGCCGGAGGATGATTATCGCGAATACCGCCGTCTCTGGATGAGAGTATGTGCAAACATATCTCAGATCGGCAAGCCTGTTGTGCTGTGCGGATGTGCTGTACCTGATCAGTTTGAAAATGCTCCCGAACGAATTATGTTTTCTGAAATACATTATATTGCCATAGTATGCGGTGAAGACGAATTAAAAAAACGAATGCAAAATGGCAGGGGCGTCACAGATGAAAACTGGATAAAGAACTCTGTTGATTTTAATAAATGGCTAATAGAAAATTCGAAAAAAACAAATCCGGAAATATTCCTTTTAGACATAACTATTTTATCGCCGGAAGAAGCCGCTTCAGCGATGAATAGAAGGATCATGAGTTTTTTATGA
- a CDS encoding class I SAM-dependent methyltransferase, with protein sequence MPVIKGLEWTFDTVAKEFDRWSPTYNSELYKDLFAYKEINMNSNVLEIGIGTGQATVPILRTGCNLTAVELGKNLAEFTRNKFKEYKNFSVKNMAFQDFCAESSSFDMIYSAGAFHWIPEELGYEKVFDMLKPGGVFARCTIHPYYRNNNRQEKLFDDIQKAYKLHYNPIYHPADPSEIFHEYSAEQAEARAQISLKYGFTDIAFKMYYRERTYAAEDYTSLISIYSDHIALPKSNRVALCNDIKKAINAHGGNIVLRDVIDIEMARKPSDRTAI encoded by the coding sequence ATGCCGGTTATTAAAGGACTTGAATGGACATTTGATACTGTGGCTAAAGAGTTTGACAGGTGGAGCCCAACCTATAACAGTGAATTGTATAAGGATTTATTCGCATACAAAGAAATCAATATGAACAGCAATGTTCTGGAAATCGGCATAGGAACGGGACAAGCGACCGTTCCTATACTCCGGACAGGCTGTAATCTGACTGCGGTTGAATTAGGGAAAAACCTTGCGGAGTTTACCCGTAATAAATTCAAAGAGTATAAAAATTTTTCAGTAAAAAATATGGCATTTCAGGATTTCTGCGCAGAGTCTTCATCTTTCGATATGATTTATTCCGCCGGTGCTTTCCATTGGATTCCGGAGGAGCTCGGGTATGAAAAAGTATTTGACATGCTGAAGCCCGGCGGTGTGTTTGCACGATGTACAATACATCCGTATTATAGGAACAACAATCGGCAGGAAAAGCTGTTCGATGATATACAGAAGGCATATAAATTACACTACAATCCAATTTATCATCCGGCTGATCCCAGTGAAATTTTTCATGAGTACTCAGCAGAACAGGCGGAAGCAAGAGCGCAGATATCTTTGAAATATGGATTCACCGATATTGCTTTTAAAATGTATTACAGAGAACGCACTTACGCTGCTGAAGATTATACTTCATTGATCAGTATTTATTCTGATCATATAGCACTTCCGAAAAGTAACAGAGTCGCTCTTTGCAATGATATAAAGAAAGCAATCAACGCGCACGGAGGAAATATCGTTTTGCGGGATGTAATTGACATCGAAATGGCAAGAAAACCGTCAGACCGTACTGCGATATGA
- a CDS encoding sugar phosphate isomerase/epimerase family protein gives MNTNNTRKITIHDSFGYEIPMNERYKLIRETGFDGVMLGWCGFPDNPHETKHLNPSLARKNSLYIENLHTPFESCNSLWLDGIDGDEYLITQLSCIDDCVRYDIPAMVIHVSGGNNPPPFGVTGLERIKRLVFKAEDNNINLAFENLRRPEYVRYILDNVKSDRVKFCFDIGHWHCRTPDEDLLKEFGGKLIALHLHDNDGTDDQHRLPYDGTIEWNEAMRNIKAIKYWGAVGLEIGNSGYETISPSDFLHLAYERAVKLRQLLDK, from the coding sequence ATGAATACAAACAACACTCGAAAAATTACAATACATGATTCTTTCGGATATGAAATACCGATGAATGAAAGATACAAACTAATCCGTGAAACGGGCTTTGACGGAGTTATGCTCGGCTGGTGCGGATTTCCTGATAATCCGCACGAGACAAAACACCTTAATCCCAGTCTTGCACGAAAAAACAGCTTGTATATTGAAAATCTGCATACACCTTTTGAAAGCTGCAACAGTCTTTGGCTTGACGGTATCGACGGCGACGAATACCTAATAACTCAGCTCTCGTGTATTGATGACTGCGTCAGATATGACATACCGGCAATGGTTATTCATGTCTCAGGAGGTAACAATCCTCCGCCCTTCGGTGTAACCGGTCTGGAGCGAATAAAGAGACTTGTGTTTAAAGCAGAAGATAACAATATAAATCTTGCGTTTGAAAACTTACGCCGTCCGGAATATGTTCGTTACATATTAGATAATGTAAAATCGGATCGTGTAAAATTCTGCTTTGACATCGGACATTGGCATTGCCGAACGCCGGACGAGGATTTACTTAAAGAATTCGGCGGCAAGCTTATCGCGCTGCATCTGCATGATAACGACGGCACAGATGATCAGCATCGTCTTCCTTATGATGGTACTATTGAATGGAACGAGGCTATGAGAAATATAAAAGCTATTAAATATTGGGGAGCAGTCGGTCTTGAAATCGGAAACAGCGGATATGAGACCATATCTCCTTCTGATTTTCTGCATCTGGCATATGAGCGCGCCGTTAAGCTCAGACAGCTTCTTGATAAATAA
- a CDS encoding HAD family hydrolase has translation MTLPKMIIFDYGHTLLYEPGWDSMRGNEELMKYAIKNENHCTVDDVQKYAEMVFDENVERIRELGYDISGQVGDRFLYEFLGIEFSLSPREIETVFWNGASMGAIMPNANKMLDYISGKGIRSAVISNLLWSGEALTERLNRLLPNNRFEFVITSSDYLFRKPNRLLFELALRKARLDAKDVWYCGDNPQADVEGSAQVGIFPVWYQCASVKDPREDEIPHFCPACEHLHIHEWDEMIDVLERMK, from the coding sequence ATGACTTTACCAAAAATGATCATCTTTGATTACGGCCACACCTTGTTGTATGAGCCTGGATGGGACTCGATGCGCGGAAATGAGGAACTTATGAAATATGCTATAAAAAATGAAAACCATTGTACCGTTGATGATGTACAGAAATACGCCGAAATGGTATTCGACGAAAATGTAGAGCGTATTCGTGAACTTGGTTATGACATCTCCGGTCAGGTCGGAGACCGATTTCTGTATGAATTTTTAGGAATAGAATTCTCCCTTTCCCCACGAGAGATAGAAACGGTATTCTGGAACGGCGCGTCCATGGGAGCCATTATGCCAAATGCCAATAAAATGCTCGATTACATAAGCGGAAAAGGTATACGCAGCGCGGTCATTAGCAATCTCCTCTGGTCTGGCGAAGCACTGACCGAACGACTGAACCGGCTTCTGCCGAATAATCGGTTTGAATTTGTCATAACCTCGAGCGATTATCTGTTCCGCAAGCCGAATCGGTTGCTTTTTGAGCTTGCTCTCCGCAAGGCACGACTGGACGCAAAAGATGTATGGTATTGCGGCGACAATCCGCAGGCAGATGTGGAAGGCTCGGCACAAGTCGGTATATTCCCGGTGTGGTATCAATGCGCTTCGGTAAAAGACCCGCGTGAAGATGAAATTCCTCATTTTTGTCCCGCATGCGAACACTTGCATATACACGAGTGGGACGAGATGATTGATGTTTTAGAGAGAATGAAATGA
- a CDS encoding GNAT family N-acetyltransferase, with protein MLTHKGTITLTTKRLVLIKLSIDHIQEMYDNYATDTKMTKYLSWEPYTDIEKMREFMLKCISEYENIECYHWVITMNETFIGTINLHNIVNRHERCELGYCIGSKWWNKGIMTEAVREMIRFAFEELNMNKVSALHDTENITSGKVMQKNGMKQEGLLREHSVRKDGSRGDLAVYAILKREWSERNE; from the coding sequence GTGTTGACACATAAGGGAACGATTACACTTACAACAAAAAGGCTTGTCTTGATAAAACTGTCAATTGACCACATACAAGAAATGTATGATAATTACGCGACAGATACAAAAATGACCAAATATTTATCTTGGGAGCCATATACCGATATAGAAAAGATGCGTGAGTTCATGTTGAAGTGTATATCCGAATATGAAAATATTGAATGCTATCACTGGGTAATAACAATGAACGAAACATTTATAGGTACAATTAACCTTCATAATATTGTAAACCGTCATGAGCGATGTGAATTAGGGTATTGCATCGGCTCTAAATGGTGGAACAAGGGCATCATGACCGAAGCAGTACGCGAGATGATCCGTTTTGCGTTTGAGGAACTGAATATGAACAAGGTCAGCGCTTTACATGATACTGAAAATATTACTTCCGGCAAAGTTATGCAGAAAAATGGTATGAAGCAGGAAGGATTGCTGCGTGAGCATTCTGTACGTAAGGATGGTTCTCGAGGTGACTTGGCAGTATACGCAATTTTAAAAAGAGAATGGAGCGAAAGAAATGAATAG
- a CDS encoding ABC transporter permease — MKKYLSFFKIRFITGLQYRAAAWAGIATQFAWGGFTLLMFWAFFKNDKNSFPMSFPELSNYIWIQQAFLAMFMAWFFDNDIFEAITTGNIAYELCRPIDIYSMWFVKNMAIRLSRTVLRCFPILLVAAFLPFPFNITLPPDFLSGILFLFSVFLGFFVLIAFSMLIYISSFYTISPTGIRILATSVIEFFAGAIIPLPFFPEWLQPVIYALPFASMQNTPFLIYTGYTTGKDILWSILLQLGWLISLILVGKFLMKQALKKVIVQGG; from the coding sequence ATGAAGAAGTACTTGTCTTTCTTCAAAATACGTTTTATAACCGGATTGCAATATCGCGCGGCTGCATGGGCAGGCATAGCCACACAATTTGCATGGGGTGGATTTACTCTTCTTATGTTTTGGGCATTTTTTAAAAACGACAAAAACAGCTTCCCTATGTCTTTTCCTGAGCTATCTAATTATATTTGGATACAGCAAGCATTTTTGGCAATGTTTATGGCATGGTTTTTCGATAACGATATTTTTGAAGCCATTACAACAGGAAATATTGCTTACGAGCTTTGCAGACCTATAGATATTTACTCTATGTGGTTTGTTAAAAACATGGCAATAAGGCTTTCTAGGACCGTTCTCCGGTGTTTCCCTATATTATTAGTTGCGGCTTTTTTACCTTTCCCATTTAATATTACTTTGCCGCCGGATTTTTTGTCAGGAATTCTATTTCTGTTTTCCGTTTTTCTTGGCTTTTTTGTGTTGATAGCTTTTTCCATGCTCATTTATATTTCAAGCTTTTATACTATTTCACCAACCGGAATACGAATACTTGCGACATCTGTAATTGAGTTTTTTGCTGGTGCAATTATTCCGCTCCCTTTCTTCCCCGAATGGTTACAGCCCGTAATTTATGCCCTTCCCTTTGCATCCATGCAAAACACACCTTTTTTAATTTACACCGGATATACAACCGGAAAAGATATTTTATGGAGCATATTGCTGCAGCTCGGATGGCTTATTTCCCTTATTTTAGTTGGTAAGTTTCTAATGAAGCAAGCCCTAAAAAAAGTCATTGTCCAAGGAGGTTGA
- a CDS encoding ATP-binding cassette domain-containing protein, which translates to MIKLTGVNKTFKVAKRNAGFAKALSAFFKKEYSYIHALDNVSFTINDGEMVGYIGPNGAGKSSTIKIMSGILTPDSGECLINGRTPWKDRINHVKEIGVVFGQRSQLWWDVPVIDSFELLKDIYKVDYNTYKKMSCCLIEMLNLSEIIKTPARQLSLGQRMRCEIAASLLHNPKILFLDEPTIGLDAVSKIAVREFIKAINREYKTTVILTTHDMQDIEALTERILLIGKGKILLDGSLSELKKRNSSYKTLIVDYVSNKNSMLKSITTTAMADGITISKDYNGHAEILIDTAKISVSNAICEIFAKIEVKDISVVGSTAEEMVVSLYKEFMI; encoded by the coding sequence TTGATAAAGCTTACTGGTGTTAATAAAACCTTCAAAGTGGCAAAAAGGAATGCAGGCTTTGCCAAAGCGTTAAGCGCGTTTTTTAAAAAAGAATATAGTTATATCCACGCGCTGGATAATGTATCATTTACAATAAATGACGGCGAAATGGTAGGATATATTGGTCCTAACGGAGCGGGAAAAAGCAGCACTATTAAAATCATGAGCGGAATACTCACCCCTGACAGCGGTGAATGTCTAATAAATGGCAGAACGCCGTGGAAAGACAGAATAAACCATGTAAAAGAAATTGGTGTTGTTTTCGGACAACGCTCACAGCTTTGGTGGGACGTGCCTGTTATTGACAGCTTTGAGCTTCTCAAAGATATTTATAAAGTCGATTACAATACTTATAAAAAAATGTCTTGTTGTTTGATTGAAATGCTGAATTTAAGTGAAATCATAAAAACTCCTGCTAGACAGCTTTCTTTAGGTCAACGTATGCGGTGTGAAATAGCAGCTTCTCTTTTACATAATCCGAAAATCCTATTTTTAGACGAACCAACTATCGGGCTGGATGCTGTTTCCAAAATTGCTGTCCGTGAATTTATAAAAGCCATTAATCGTGAATATAAAACCACTGTTATTTTAACGACTCATGATATGCAGGATATTGAAGCGTTAACCGAACGCATTTTACTTATTGGCAAAGGAAAAATTTTGCTTGACGGCTCATTGAGTGAGCTTAAAAAACGAAATTCGTCATACAAAACTCTGATTGTGGATTATGTATCCAATAAAAATTCAATGTTGAAATCGATAACAACAACCGCAATGGCAGACGGAATAACTATAAGTAAAGACTATAACGGTCACGCGGAAATTTTGATTGATACAGCAAAAATATCTGTGTCAAATGCAATCTGTGAAATCTTCGCCAAAATTGAAGTAAAGGATATTTCTGTCGTAGGTTCCACCGCCGAAGAAATGGTGGTTTCCCTATACAAGGAATTCATGATATGA